The DNA region gggggtgttCCTGGGTTACCACATCACCACCTCTGCTCCACCAGGCTCTGGCTCATGTGGAGGCCTATATCGACTTTGGTGAGGATGACAACCTGGAGGAGGGCGTCCTGGAGCGAGGTGGGTCCTCCTAGGGGTTGGGGACACCTCGCATCGTAGGCCCCGGAGGCCCCctgactccctcccctctgctttcttCCATCCGCAGTTGACAGTCAAGTGCGGGAGCTGGAGCTGGCACTGAGCGCACATCTTCGAGATGCCAGGCGCGGGCAGAGGCTTCGCTCAGGAGCGCATGTAGTGGTCGCAGGACCCCCCAACGCCGGCAAGAGCAGCCTGGTGAACCTACTCAGTGCGTGGGAGGCGTTGCCTAGTGTCGGGGGCGGGGCCCGTGTCGAGGGCGGGGCCGGGACCTGGGGAGCAGTTCAGGTGtggaggaggagccaggaggaTGAAAACGCAGTCTAGCCAGGAGGTGGaacctgggggaggggctccaCGGCCTCCACCCCGCCCACTTCGAGATAACCCCCACCCCTCACTGCATCCCAGGCCGGAAGCCTGTGTCCATAGTGTCCCCGGAGCCGGGGACCACCCGCGACGTGCTGGAGACCCCCGTGGACCTGGCCGGTTTCCCGGCGCTGCTGAGCGACACGGCGGGGTTGCGCGAGGGCGTGGGGCCGGTGGAGCAGGAGGGCGTGCGGCGCGCCCGCGAGAGGTAGGCTGGTAGAGTGGTGGGATGGGGAAACAGACCTTCCACTTACATTTCTCCTTGCTGCATTTATTTTGTGTCCCTTCCGAATCAGGAAAGGCTGCTAAGGTCTCTTGAGTGGGGGCTCTGATGTGGGGAGAGCCGCGGCTTAAATTCAGCCTCTGTTCGCACCCCCGCCCCTCttgccctgccccgcccccacatACAAAGCTCTGCCCCTCTTGCACCCCCCCCCCTGCCCTTAATTACTCAACTCTGGGGTCACTTCTTGGTTGGTTTTCCCTGTTCCCCCAGGCTGGAGCAGGCTGACCTCATTCTGGCGGTGCTGGATGCTTCTGacctggcctctccctccagctgCAACTTCCTGGATACGGTTGTCACCCCCCGCAGGCACTGGGAACCTCAAAGAGAACAGCCAGCGCCTCCTGCTGGTGCTGAACAAATCGGATTTACTGCCTCGAGGGGACCCAGACCCCAGTCCCAACCTGCCCCCGCACCTGCTGCTGTCCTGCTTGACCGGAGAGGGTTTGGatggcctcctggaggctctgaggaaggAGCTGGCTGAAGTGTGAGCGgctcccccgccccgcctccgcgCGTCCCTCTCCCACAGCTTGCCTCAGCCCAAGTTCAAGTCAGGGCTGAGCCACTGGCTTTGGACCCCTACCCGCCCCCCAGGCTCATTTTCTGGATCTACAAAGTTCAAGTGATGATCCCCCTTCCAATGGTAGTTGTGAAAGTTGAGAAAGACCACCACATCCTTTGTCCCTTCCAGGTGTGGGGACCCGTCCACAGGCCCACTTCTGACGCGTGCAAGGCACCAGCACCATCTCCAGGGCTGCCTGGATGCCCTCGGCCACTACAAGCAGACAAAAGACCTAGCCTTGGCTGCAGAGGCACTGCGACTCGCCCGCGGCCACCTGGGCCGCATCACCGGCGGAGGGGGCACTGACGAGATCCTGGACATCATCTTCCGGGACTTCTGCGTGGGCAAGTGAGGGGACCACTGAGGCTCCCAGCCAGGCTGGGTGGGTGCCCAGGAGCCCTGAGGCATGTGGGAATAGCTTAGGCCAAGTGAGAATCTCATCCCCTGGAGAAAGAACTTGACCCCAGGACGATGAAGTGAAGGGGCTGCCTTCAGACGTGGTGAGCTCCCTGTTGCTGGCAGTCATTAAGCTGCAGCCAGC from Ursus arctos isolate Adak ecotype North America unplaced genomic scaffold, UrsArc2.0 scaffold_14, whole genome shotgun sequence includes:
- the GTPBP3 gene encoding LOW QUALITY PROTEIN: tRNA modification GTPase GTPBP3, mitochondrial (The sequence of the model RefSeq protein was modified relative to this genomic sequence to represent the inferred CDS: deleted 1 base in 1 codon), coding for MWRGFWTLVARAARGPRSPRSCTRQGSGAPVPGSGATIFALSSGQGRCGIAVIRTSGPASGHALRSLTAPRDFPPARSACLRLLSHPRSGEPLDRALVLWFPGPQSFTGEDCAEFHVHGGPAVVSGVLQALGSVPGLRPAEAGEFTRRAFANGKLSLTEVEGLADLIHAETEAQRRQALRQLDGELGHLCRAWAKTLTKALAHVEAYIDFGEDDNLEEGVLERVDSQVRELELALSAHLRDARRGQRLRSGAHVVVAGPPNAGKSSLVNLLSRKPVSIVSPEPGTTRDVLETPVDLAGFPALLSDTAGLREGVGPVEQEGVRRARERLEQADLILAVLDASDLASPSSCNFLDTVVTPAGTGNLKENSQRLLLVLNKSDLLPRGDPDPSPNLPPHLLLSCLTGEGLDGLLEALRKELAEVCGDPSTGPLLTRARHQHHLQGCLDALGHYKQTKDLALAAEALRLARGHLGRITGGGGTDEILDIIFRDFCVGK